The candidate division WOR-3 bacterium genomic interval AGCGCAGAACCCCCTGGGTGTTGGCACAGGTGGCATTGCCGGTATTGACAAATTTCACAAAAAGGGCGGCGGTTTCACCCGGGTCAATGTAGCCATCATTATTACCAAGAGAGTCCCTGACAATCACCCGGCGCATCTCCAAGACCGGACCACGGGGAACCGCGCTCACCGCCGCGAATGCATCAATTCTGCCCGCGCCGAAGTCATTGTCCTTGCCCGATGTGCCCAAATCCACCGCGGTTATCTCCAGGATTGAATCCACCGCTGCCGGGGTCAGCCGCGGGTTCTTGGAAAGCATCAGACACACCGTGCCCGCCACATGCGGCGTCGCCATCGAGGTCCCATCCATCTCCGTATAACCACCACCAACACGACAGGACTTCACCGCCACACCAGGCGCACTCATATCCGGACGGGTCAAGCCCGGCGGATAGGCATAGTCGTTGTAAGGCGGCACATTCTGCCAGGTCACCGGCCCACGACTGGAAAAGTAGGCAATCGCATCCGTGGAGTCGGTCGCACCTATCGACATTATCCCGGAAAGCGTGCCTTCACCCGTGTTCTCAGGATTCCACCAGGGTGGCGGCACATTCCCAGGGCAGCGACAGGAGTTGGGCGGCTGGATGCTGCGCTCGTTGCCCGCAGCCACCACCTGAATCACACCCGCAGCATTCACATTGTCCGCAGCCTGGCGCCAGGTCGCCTGGTGCGGGTCCCAGGAAAGCTGCCAGCCCAGACTCATCGTGTACAAATCAGCCCCGTTCTCAGGTGACAAAGGCGGCGAGACCACAAACTCCATCGCCTGCCAGCACTGGCTCTCAGCCACCGAGTCCGCCACCGTCCGCACCCGGCACACCATTATCCGCGCATCCGGGGCAACACCACACTGACTGCCACTGGTGCCATCCGAGGCAACCGTGCCCGCAGTGTGCGTCCCGTGCCCCTGCACATCCATCGGGTTGTTGTTGTTCTGCTCAAAGTTCCAGCCATGATAGGGATAGTTCTCATCCTCCCACATGTGGTCAGCAAGGTCAGGATGGGTGTAATCACAGCCCGTGTCAATGTGCCCGCAAACCACACCCTGACCCGTAAAACCCTGTGCCCAGACCTCAGGCGCACGAATCTTCCGCACACCCCAGGCAATCTCATCCCTCCCCTCCTCCTTCTCACCCACCGGCTCCAAGAGGTCAGGACAGTAAGCCAAATCGTAGTTCACATAGTTGACCTCAGCACGCTCCGCTATCCTCCTTATCACCTCCGGGGTCGCCTCACAGTAAACCGCATTCACAATCCAGAGGGGACGAATGTCCGCCACCGCACCAGTTTTCTCCTGAGACCTGAGAAACTCCAGGAGTCCCGCCTGCTCCCGTGCCGAAAAGTCCCTCAGTATCCGCGCCACCTCCACCCGACGCTGCGGCCGCGGCAGACCCTCAACCAGGGAGTTGAGCAAACCCTTGTCAAACTGCCGCTTCAAAACAATGTGCACCGGCAACCGCTGAGACGCATCAGCAGTAACCAGCCGCTGTTCCAGCTCCGGACTCACCAGCCCGAAACCAAAACCAATCAAGACCACTAAAAGTACCAGCAAAACTC includes:
- a CDS encoding S8 family serine peptidase, encoding MKRVLLVLLVVLIGFGFGLVSPELEQRLVTADASQRLPVHIVLKRQFDKGLLNSLVEGLPRPQRRVEVARILRDFSAREQAGLLEFLRSQEKTGAVADIRPLWIVNAVYCEATPEVIRRIAERAEVNYVNYDLAYCPDLLEPVGEKEEGRDEIAWGVRKIRAPEVWAQGFTGQGVVCGHIDTGCDYTHPDLADHMWEDENYPYHGWNFEQNNNNPMDVQGHGTHTAGTVASDGTSGSQCGVAPDARIMVCRVRTVADSVAESQCWQAMEFVVSPPLSPENGADLYTMSLGWQLSWDPHQATWRQAADNVNAAGVIQVVAAGNERSIQPPNSCRCPGNVPPPWWNPENTGEGTLSGIMSIGATDSTDAIAYFSSRGPVTWQNVPPYNDYAYPPGLTRPDMSAPGVAVKSCRVGGGYTEMDGTSMATPHVAGTVCLMLSKNPRLTPAAVDSILEITAVDLGTSGKDNDFGAGRIDAFAAVSAVPRGPVLEMRRVIVRDSLGNNDGYIDPGETAALFVKFVNTGNATCANTQGVLRSLDFRLTVIDSLGSWGTIAQGDSAINISDRFVIQADTSLRQGTLLTCSLFVSGESTYYEEKYGFSLLVGMPGQVVLDHDTNNCRLTVTCLGAIGYLEPGGSGSGFSYPKNGPSLLRHASFAFGTDTSYVVDRYYSRPVTAPPDTEFFLIDSVRSLFPPQKGDEHFRAWYSDRNHPRRKPVVTIQNSYAVGAPGYRDFVVITYDVQNNSGSQLSSFYTGVFADFTIDTLGKDICRTDSLRRFIYMTDSAGRGPFVGIKILEPDSGIHLSAIDPRIYYLPDSSFRDAQKWRFLSGQVSLNNPTRSDNWAVSASAGPFTLAPFSACRFAIAFVGGPNEAAALASADSAQSWYHRCIGMEERGSALQSVQTALKILPNPFANLVRINYQVPVAQKVRMTALDVTGRTAALIYEGKINPGEGELVWQPKGLRPGVYFIRLEGPGLMKTERAVLIR